The following are encoded in a window of Nocardia sp. BMG111209 genomic DNA:
- a CDS encoding AMP-binding protein produces MAGPAIRGAAGGTTLSRRLYELADGDPGRPAVLAADGVLDYAELAARASRLARLLIDRGAGPGAGVAVRLDRGPDPVPVIWAVLVAGAAVLPMCSAAVMPVCPAGPPGPFARAGVTAGAAVRPDWLVLDDPIVVGGLAGRSPRPVTHAARIRPLCGADPAVVADGICWSFDELAVRADRVAATAGTAITPGILAAGPECELRWAERDIAGRAVAVAEIVAAASVGATLVVM; encoded by the coding sequence GTGGCGGGCCCGGCGATTCGCGGGGCGGCGGGCGGTACCACACTGTCGCGTCGCCTCTACGAACTCGCCGACGGGGATCCCGGTCGGCCCGCGGTACTCGCGGCCGACGGTGTGCTGGACTACGCCGAACTGGCCGCGCGCGCATCGCGGCTGGCCCGCCTGCTGATCGATCGTGGCGCCGGCCCGGGTGCCGGTGTCGCGGTCCGGCTGGATCGGGGGCCCGATCCGGTGCCGGTGATCTGGGCGGTATTGGTGGCTGGGGCGGCGGTGCTGCCGATGTGCTCGGCGGCGGTGATGCCGGTATGTCCGGCCGGACCACCCGGGCCGTTCGCCCGCGCCGGGGTGACCGCGGGCGCGGCCGTGCGGCCGGACTGGCTGGTACTCGACGATCCGATCGTGGTCGGCGGCCTCGCGGGCCGCTCGCCGCGGCCGGTCACCCATGCCGCCCGCATCCGGCCGCTGTGCGGTGCGGATCCGGCGGTCGTCGCGGACGGGATCTGCTGGAGTTTCGACGAGCTGGCCGTCCGGGCCGACCGGGTGGCCGCCACGGCGGGGACGGCGATCACGCCGGGGATCCTCGCGGCGGGGCCGGAGTGCGAATTGCGCTGGGCAGAGCGCGACATCGCCGGTAGAGCGGTCGCGGTCGCCGAGATCGTGGCCGCGGCGAGTGTCGGCGCGACCCTCGTCGTGATGTAG
- a CDS encoding DNA-binding response regulator — translation MVGIGVAVRQQHSLVTTNGSMSLTSFQQLFEHDSPHGRTYAALVAHPRSTLAELAAHLDRPANAVAASLEALCEMQAAVRIDTNGVAVWDAHAPEVLSEAESRRRQQEIARMHAAAARLGETFRSVRRSSRGAGSTAPIYEIRDMVGEFEELQQSARSGVRLVERGPFLCEGERAERLFELKSARIGAGVRYQTLYQDNIYQDADRLRFALSTNSAGAQARTLPDPPLKVIIADGERAALMLHHDERRGDPIGLRIGASPMLDLLIHTFDVLWAMAAPISVNPNEPLEERDRAILTLMGLGATDDTIARRLGMSRRTVVRRTAALLERLGASTRFQAGVQAMRRGWL, via the coding sequence ATGGTGGGAATCGGAGTAGCCGTCCGTCAGCAGCACAGCCTGGTGACGACCAACGGCTCGATGAGTTTGACGAGTTTTCAGCAGCTGTTCGAGCATGATTCCCCGCACGGGCGCACCTATGCGGCGCTGGTGGCACATCCGCGTTCCACGCTCGCGGAATTGGCGGCCCATCTGGACCGCCCCGCCAACGCCGTCGCCGCCTCGCTCGAGGCATTGTGCGAGATGCAGGCCGCGGTGCGCATCGACACCAACGGCGTCGCCGTCTGGGATGCGCACGCTCCGGAAGTGTTGTCGGAGGCCGAATCCCGGCGCCGGCAACAGGAGATCGCGCGGATGCACGCGGCCGCGGCCCGGCTCGGCGAGACCTTCCGCTCGGTGCGGCGTTCGTCGCGCGGTGCGGGTTCGACCGCCCCGATCTACGAGATCCGGGACATGGTGGGCGAATTCGAGGAATTACAGCAGTCCGCGCGCAGCGGCGTGCGGCTGGTGGAACGCGGCCCGTTCCTCTGCGAGGGCGAGCGCGCGGAGCGACTGTTCGAGCTGAAGTCGGCGCGTATCGGTGCCGGCGTCCGCTATCAGACGCTCTATCAGGACAACATCTATCAGGACGCGGACCGGCTGCGGTTCGCGTTGTCCACCAATTCGGCCGGGGCGCAGGCGCGTACCCTGCCCGATCCGCCGCTGAAGGTGATCATCGCCGACGGCGAGCGGGCGGCGCTGATGCTGCATCACGACGAGCGCCGCGGCGATCCGATCGGCCTCCGGATCGGTGCTTCGCCGATGCTGGATCTGCTGATCCACACCTTCGACGTGCTCTGGGCGATGGCCGCGCCGATCTCGGTCAATCCGAACGAGCCACTGGAGGAACGCGACCGCGCCATCCTCACACTGATGGGTCTGGGCGCCACCGACGACACCATCGCGCGCCGGTTGGGTATGTCGCGGCGGACCGTGGTGCGGCGCACCGCGGCTCTGCTGGAGCGACTGGGCGCCAGTACCCGCTTCCAGGCCGGCGTCCAGGCGATGCGACGGGGCTGGCTGTAG
- a CDS encoding M23 family metallopeptidase: MAAGAAVAAGALIGTAAQIAQAAPLSGYDTDTVEPAAAAAAPQAAEIAAPQASEIADATTDVATETSPFGLQNLPPEVAGPLAQAEQVIKNLQQQAVPAATVRPVAGDMTSGYGARWGAFHYGVDFADSIGTPIHSVESGTVIDAGPASGFGLWVRVQHDDGTTAVYGHVNEILVQVGQRVNAGDVIATVGNRGDSTGPHLHLEIWDPDGSRIDPQPYLAARGVVLSQQQWGPGQE, encoded by the coding sequence ATGGCCGCCGGCGCCGCGGTGGCGGCGGGTGCGCTGATCGGCACCGCCGCGCAGATCGCGCAGGCCGCACCGCTTTCCGGCTACGACACCGATACGGTGGAGCCGGCCGCCGCGGCCGCCGCGCCGCAGGCAGCCGAGATCGCCGCCCCGCAGGCGAGCGAGATCGCCGATGCCACAACCGATGTCGCCACCGAGACGTCCCCCTTCGGGCTGCAGAATCTGCCGCCCGAGGTCGCGGGCCCGCTGGCGCAGGCCGAGCAGGTCATCAAAAACCTGCAGCAGCAAGCGGTTCCGGCCGCCACCGTGCGGCCGGTCGCCGGTGACATGACCTCCGGATACGGCGCCCGGTGGGGCGCCTTCCACTACGGTGTCGACTTCGCCGATTCGATCGGCACTCCTATTCATTCCGTCGAGAGCGGCACGGTGATCGACGCCGGGCCCGCCTCCGGATTCGGATTGTGGGTCCGCGTGCAGCACGACGACGGGACCACCGCCGTCTACGGGCACGTCAACGAAATACTGGTCCAGGTCGGGCAGCGGGTGAACGCGGGCGATGTGATCGCCACCGTCGGCAACCGCGGCGATTCCACCGGACCGCATCTGCATCTCGAGATCTGGGATCCCGACGGTTCCCGGATCGATCCGCAGCCGTACCTCGCGGCCAGGGGGGTTGTTCTCTCGCAACAGCAATGGGGTCCCGGACAGGAATAA
- a CDS encoding nitronate monooxygenase, producing MILDDVRIPIVLSPMAGGPSTPELAVAVSDAGGLGFLAAGYLDATEMSRRIARIRAATRAPFGVNLFVPGTPTPPDRYAGYLDRLGREFPLGEARFATDDWDAKLDALIAEPVPVASFAFGCPAAAEIARLHAAGIEVWVTVTAVAEARFALGAGADVLVAQGAEAGGHRAGFTDAPADDECDPLSTLALLQLLTAAVEAPVVAAGGIATGAAIAAVLAAGAAAAQLGTAFLRCPEAGTVPAHREALVLDTPTMLTRAFTGRRARGLRNEFIVGHPDAPSAYPEIHYATGPLRQAARAAGDAENINMWSGQTHPLSTDTPAAELVTRLARETKDALEAALSQRFQSC from the coding sequence ATGATCCTCGATGATGTGCGGATTCCGATCGTGCTGTCCCCGATGGCGGGCGGCCCGTCCACTCCGGAGCTGGCCGTGGCGGTCTCCGACGCGGGCGGGCTCGGCTTCCTCGCCGCGGGCTACCTCGACGCCACCGAGATGTCCCGGCGGATCGCCCGCATCCGGGCAGCAACCCGGGCGCCGTTCGGCGTCAACCTGTTCGTGCCGGGCACGCCCACGCCGCCGGATCGGTACGCCGGATACCTCGACCGGCTCGGCCGCGAATTCCCGCTCGGCGAGGCGCGATTCGCGACCGACGACTGGGACGCCAAACTCGACGCGCTGATCGCCGAACCGGTTCCGGTGGCGTCGTTCGCCTTCGGCTGCCCGGCGGCGGCCGAGATCGCGCGGCTGCACGCGGCCGGCATCGAGGTGTGGGTGACCGTCACCGCGGTCGCGGAGGCCCGGTTCGCGCTCGGGGCCGGGGCCGATGTGCTGGTGGCCCAGGGCGCCGAGGCCGGCGGGCACCGTGCGGGTTTCACCGATGCACCGGCCGACGACGAATGCGATCCGCTGTCCACCCTGGCGTTGCTGCAACTGCTCACGGCCGCGGTCGAGGCGCCGGTCGTCGCCGCCGGCGGGATCGCCACCGGCGCCGCGATCGCCGCGGTACTCGCGGCCGGGGCCGCCGCCGCCCAACTGGGCACCGCATTCCTGCGCTGCCCCGAGGCCGGGACGGTGCCGGCGCACCGCGAGGCGCTGGTCCTCGACACCCCGACGATGCTCACGCGCGCATTCACCGGCCGCCGGGCGCGCGGCCTGCGCAACGAATTCATCGTCGGACACCCCGACGCGCCGTCGGCATATCCCGAGATCCATTACGCCACCGGTCCGCTGCGGCAGGCCGCACGGGCTGCTGGTGATGCCGAAAACATCAATATGTGGTCCGGACAGACCCATCCGCTCAGCACCGACACGCCCGCCGCCGAGTTGGTCACCCGGCTTGCGCGCGAAACGAAAGATGCTCTGGAAGCGGCACTTTCACAGAGGTTCCAGTCTTGTTGA
- a CDS encoding SCO5389 family protein → MSLDVPSALLERAERGEVSDDEFVDCVRNSLPYAYEVVSRVVSELRTGTDEYADNLVAPPDEVARGQLLRALASDAIRGGLERHFGVKLAFQNCHRVAAFPLTSVGGDTYSTFISTRAQLLNQSPELRNC, encoded by the coding sequence ATGTCACTGGACGTTCCATCCGCGCTGCTCGAACGTGCCGAACGCGGTGAGGTCTCGGACGACGAATTCGTCGACTGCGTCCGGAACTCACTGCCCTACGCCTACGAAGTGGTCAGCCGCGTGGTGTCCGAATTGCGTACGGGCACGGACGAATACGCGGACAACCTGGTCGCCCCGCCCGACGAGGTGGCCCGCGGCCAGCTGCTGCGGGCCCTGGCCTCCGACGCCATCCGCGGCGGCCTGGAGCGGCACTTCGGCGTGAAACTCGCCTTCCAGAACTGTCACCGGGTGGCGGCCTTCCCACTGACCTCCGTCGGCGGCGACACCTACTCCACCTTCATCTCCACCCGGGCCCAGCTGCTGAACCAGAGCCCGGAGCTGCGCAACTGCTGA
- a CDS encoding SAM-dependent methyltransferase, with product MSDSRTGADSRMSTTIDVTVPHPARVYDYLLGGRDHYPPDRTLGAAIIADVPDVQVAARANRAFLGRAVRCLVSEWGITQFLDIGTGIPTAGNTHEVAQALDPAARVVYVDHDPIVMVHARALLKGTPQGRTAFIHADLRDPESILTDPAFTANLDPARPVAIMLVAIMMYILDTDGPQAIVARLLDAVPAGSCVVITHLTGDANLRGVLRIVELGRRSGLEQCARNRAEFESLFAGTELVAPGIAPVSAWRSDLAGTTEVDRAGAADSALLWAGVGRKC from the coding sequence ATGTCGGACAGCCGAACCGGGGCCGACTCCCGGATGTCGACCACGATCGACGTCACGGTGCCGCATCCGGCCCGGGTCTACGACTATCTGCTGGGCGGCCGCGACCACTACCCGCCGGATCGCACGCTCGGCGCCGCGATCATCGCCGATGTGCCCGACGTCCAGGTCGCCGCGCGGGCGAATCGCGCATTCCTGGGACGCGCGGTGCGTTGTCTGGTGAGCGAATGGGGGATCACGCAATTCCTCGACATCGGCACCGGAATTCCGACCGCGGGTAATACGCACGAGGTGGCGCAGGCGCTGGATCCGGCGGCCCGGGTGGTCTACGTCGACCACGACCCGATCGTGATGGTGCACGCGCGGGCACTGCTCAAGGGCACGCCGCAGGGGCGGACCGCGTTCATCCATGCGGATCTGCGCGATCCGGAGTCGATCCTGACCGATCCGGCCTTCACCGCGAATCTGGATCCCGCACGGCCGGTGGCGATCATGCTGGTCGCCATCATGATGTACATCCTCGACACGGACGGCCCGCAGGCGATCGTCGCGCGCCTGCTGGACGCGGTGCCGGCCGGAAGTTGTGTGGTGATAACCCATTTGACCGGGGATGCGAATCTGCGCGGCGTGCTGCGCATCGTCGAACTGGGCCGGCGCAGCGGCCTGGAACAGTGCGCGCGCAATCGCGCCGAATTCGAGAGTCTGTTCGCCGGTACCGAATTGGTGGCGCCGGGCATCGCCCCGGTGTCGGCCTGGCGGTCGGATCTGGCCGGTACCACCGAGGTCGATCGCGCGGGTGCGGCCGACTCCGCACTGCTCTGGGCGGGGGTCGGCCGCAAGTGCTGA
- a CDS encoding AMP-binding protein, translating to MDLLRALGRRAWTEAEYLRWCAAAGLVGPRSAGAVPAAAGALFRYGSLVAALSFSAQRCGGRAALIDESGALSYTEVDDRSTRLANEWRKRGLRAGETVALLVRNHRGLFDALFAAAKCGTRILLLNPDFTGPRLSEVAVRERVDLLVYDQEFESALGTLSPRRGAYRAWTESPQLRSLETLIAAGSSEPLPVPAELARVVLPDGSIAAGAQAWSLQPVGALLSRVPLRAREVTECPVPLFHSLGFAMALLSVGLGSTLVIRRRFEPRRVLESMARNRATALIVAPVMLSRLTDLDPLSFAERDLSALRVALVGGSRLGGELCRRTAHRLGPVLYHVYGSTAAGCVAVATPADLAAEPRCAGRPLAGTVVRIADESGAALPVGETGRILAGNTVPAGADRLVPTGDLGRFDAAGRLFVAGRAGGPTGSGNTVVSEDSRR from the coding sequence GTGGATCTGCTGCGCGCTCTGGGCAGACGGGCCTGGACGGAAGCCGAATATCTGCGGTGGTGCGCGGCCGCGGGGCTGGTCGGCCCGCGTTCGGCCGGTGCCGTTCCGGCGGCGGCCGGCGCGCTGTTTCGATACGGCAGTCTCGTTGCGGCGCTGAGCTTTTCGGCGCAGCGCTGTGGTGGCCGGGCGGCGCTGATCGACGAGTCGGGGGCATTGAGCTACACCGAGGTCGACGATCGGTCCACCCGGCTGGCCAACGAATGGCGCAAGCGCGGGCTGCGCGCGGGGGAGACCGTGGCGCTGCTGGTCCGCAATCATCGCGGACTGTTCGACGCTCTGTTCGCCGCGGCCAAGTGCGGAACGCGAATCCTGTTGCTGAATCCCGATTTCACGGGTCCGCGGCTGTCCGAGGTCGCGGTGCGCGAGCGGGTGGATCTGCTGGTCTACGACCAGGAGTTCGAGTCGGCGCTCGGTACGTTGAGTCCGCGCCGCGGCGCGTATCGGGCCTGGACCGAGTCCCCGCAGTTGCGCAGCCTCGAAACCCTCATCGCCGCAGGGTCTTCCGAGCCGCTGCCGGTGCCGGCCGAACTGGCGCGAGTGGTGTTGCCCGACGGCAGTATCGCGGCCGGGGCGCAGGCGTGGTCGCTGCAACCGGTGGGGGCGTTGCTGAGCCGGGTGCCGTTGCGCGCCCGGGAGGTCACGGAATGTCCGGTGCCGCTGTTCCATTCGCTGGGTTTCGCGATGGCGCTGCTGTCCGTCGGCCTGGGATCGACGCTGGTGATCCGGCGGCGCTTCGAACCGCGCCGGGTGCTGGAGAGTATGGCGCGCAATCGGGCCACCGCGCTGATCGTGGCGCCGGTGATGCTGTCGCGGCTCACCGATCTGGATCCGCTGTCGTTCGCCGAGCGCGATCTGTCCGCCCTGCGGGTGGCGCTGGTGGGCGGCTCGCGGCTCGGCGGTGAGCTGTGCCGCCGCACCGCGCATCGGCTCGGTCCGGTGCTGTATCACGTCTACGGATCCACCGCGGCCGGTTGCGTCGCGGTCGCCACGCCCGCCGATCTCGCGGCCGAACCGCGTTGTGCCGGAAGGCCGCTGGCCGGCACGGTGGTGCGGATCGCCGACGAGTCCGGCGCCGCGCTGCCGGTCGGCGAAACCGGCCGCATCCTGGCCGGCAACACCGTGCCGGCCGGTGCGGACCGGTTGGTGCCCACCGGCGATCTCGGCCGTTTCGATGCCGCCGGACGGCTGTTCGTGGCGGGCCGGGCCGGCGGGCCGACCGGCTCGGGCAATACCGTCGTCTCGGAGGATTCGCGCAGGTAG
- a CDS encoding long-chain fatty acid--CoA ligase → MLSTMQDEQLSLATLLRYAATFQGDSTVSTWTGDGVRTQTYRELGALGAQLAHALRGLDIGIGDRVGTFMWNNNEHMAVYAAVPAMGAVLHALNIRLFPEQLVYVANHAEDRVVIVDGSLVPMFNQYLPSLRTVRHVIVVNGDAGTVQAPAGVTVHAWAELLDGQPTEYDYPVLDEKSAAGMCYTSGTTGDPKGVVYSHRSNWLHAMQVISPNGMGFTASDNVLAIVPLFHANAWGLPYAAMMSGANLLMPDRFLQPGPLLQMMAAQRPTFAAAVPTIWGGVLAQLDAAPQDIAHLRTVVVGGSALPPAMMHAFQEKYGVRLLHAWGMTETSPLGSVSHAPTGTSGEEEWEYRYSQGLFPASVRARLVGDDGAVLPNDGKAVGELEVRGPWITASYYSPDGSPVDPDKFDDGWLRTGDVGKITPNGYLTLVDRSKDVIKSGGEWISSVDLENAIIGHPAVAEASVIGIPDAKWDERPLVAVVLKEGATAAPAELRDFLADKFAKWQLPEYWTFIDEVPKTSVGKFDKKRLRARYADGELEVVKL, encoded by the coding sequence ATGTTGAGCACGATGCAGGACGAGCAGCTGTCGCTGGCGACCCTGTTGCGGTACGCCGCCACGTTCCAGGGGGACTCCACGGTCTCCACCTGGACCGGGGACGGGGTACGCACCCAGACCTATCGCGAGCTGGGTGCTCTGGGTGCGCAGCTGGCGCACGCGCTGCGGGGCCTGGACATCGGCATCGGGGACCGGGTCGGCACATTCATGTGGAACAACAACGAACACATGGCCGTGTACGCGGCGGTGCCCGCGATGGGTGCCGTGCTGCACGCGCTCAACATCCGGCTGTTCCCGGAGCAGCTGGTCTACGTCGCGAACCATGCCGAGGATCGGGTGGTCATCGTGGACGGGTCGCTGGTTCCGATGTTCAACCAGTACCTGCCGTCGCTGCGGACGGTGCGGCACGTGATCGTCGTCAACGGGGACGCGGGGACCGTGCAGGCGCCGGCGGGGGTGACGGTGCACGCGTGGGCCGAGCTGCTGGATGGGCAGCCGACGGAGTACGACTATCCGGTGCTCGACGAGAAGTCGGCGGCCGGGATGTGCTACACCTCCGGGACCACCGGGGATCCCAAGGGTGTCGTCTACTCGCATCGGTCCAACTGGCTGCATGCCATGCAGGTGATCTCGCCGAACGGGATGGGGTTCACCGCGTCGGACAATGTGCTGGCGATCGTGCCGCTGTTCCACGCCAATGCCTGGGGGCTGCCGTACGCGGCGATGATGTCCGGCGCCAATCTGCTGATGCCCGACCGGTTCCTGCAGCCGGGGCCGCTGTTGCAGATGATGGCCGCGCAGCGGCCCACCTTCGCGGCCGCGGTGCCGACTATCTGGGGTGGCGTGCTGGCCCAGCTGGATGCCGCGCCCCAGGACATCGCGCATCTGCGCACGGTCGTGGTCGGCGGGTCGGCGCTGCCGCCGGCGATGATGCACGCCTTCCAGGAGAAGTACGGTGTGCGGCTGCTGCACGCCTGGGGGATGACCGAGACCTCCCCGCTGGGCAGCGTCTCGCATGCGCCGACCGGTACCTCGGGCGAGGAGGAGTGGGAGTACCGCTACAGCCAGGGGCTGTTCCCGGCCTCGGTGCGGGCCCGGCTGGTCGGCGACGACGGTGCGGTGCTGCCCAACGACGGTAAGGCCGTCGGCGAGCTGGAGGTGCGCGGGCCGTGGATCACGGCGTCGTACTACTCGCCGGACGGTTCCCCGGTCGATCCGGACAAGTTCGACGACGGCTGGCTGCGGACCGGTGACGTCGGCAAGATCACCCCGAACGGCTATCTCACGCTGGTCGACCGGTCGAAGGACGTGATCAAGTCCGGCGGTGAGTGGATCTCCTCGGTCGATCTGGAGAACGCCATCATCGGGCATCCGGCCGTCGCGGAGGCGTCGGTGATCGGCATTCCCGACGCGAAATGGGACGAGCGGCCGCTGGTCGCGGTCGTGCTCAAGGAGGGCGCCACCGCGGCGCCGGCGGAACTGCGCGACTTCCTCGCCGACAAGTTCGCGAAATGGCAGCTGCCGGAATACTGGACGTTCATCGACGAGGTGCCCAAGACCAGTGTCGGCAAATTCGACAAGAAGCGGCTGCGGGCCCGGTACGCCGACGGGGAGCTGGAGGTCGTGAAGCTCTGA
- a CDS encoding NAD(P)/FAD-dependent oxidoreductase, whose translation MSTTPSILIIGAGFAGLGMALELRRAGIDTFTIVERAADLGGVWRENTYPGAACDVPSPLYSWSFAPKTDWPRRFSEQRDIHDYIRSVATEYDLISRIRFGTEVTDAEFDEAQGIWKIRTTTGDPLTADILIPAVGQLSRPALPDIPGVGTFSGPAFHSAQWNHEIDLTGKRVACIGTGASAIQYIPQIQPQVGHLTLFQRSAAWILPKFDTEYTPRHHKMFRRFPITQLAERFAIWLFFEVMALALTDAQWLRGPAVAIANRYRAHQVPNPELRATLTPDYAPGCKRALFSNDYLPALTQPNVTVETTTIEAITPTGLRTTDGVHHEADVIIYGTGFKGTEFLAPMTVSGAGGRKLTDVWSPEGARAYLGISVPAFPNMFLMYGPNTNVGSGSIIYMLECQARYIRQAVQHLSTHPGTAIAARPTAEQSWDDWLQPRLARTPWNLCSSWYRNASGRITNNWPGATLLFHRKTRHFDPTAYDTYPAASPADQPL comes from the coding sequence ATGAGCACCACCCCCTCCATCCTGATCATCGGCGCCGGCTTCGCCGGCCTCGGCATGGCCCTGGAACTGCGGCGAGCGGGCATCGACACCTTCACGATCGTCGAGCGCGCCGCGGACCTCGGCGGGGTGTGGCGCGAGAACACCTATCCCGGCGCCGCCTGCGACGTCCCCTCCCCCCTGTACTCATGGTCCTTCGCCCCGAAAACCGATTGGCCCCGGCGGTTTTCGGAACAACGCGACATCCACGACTACATCCGAAGCGTGGCAACGGAATACGACCTGATCTCGCGGATCCGCTTCGGCACCGAGGTAACGGACGCGGAATTCGATGAGGCGCAGGGAATCTGGAAGATCCGCACCACCACCGGCGACCCCCTCACCGCCGACATCCTGATCCCCGCAGTCGGCCAGCTCTCCCGCCCCGCACTCCCCGATATCCCTGGCGTAGGCACCTTCTCGGGCCCCGCCTTCCACTCGGCGCAGTGGAACCACGAGATCGACCTCACCGGCAAACGAGTGGCCTGCATCGGCACGGGAGCCAGTGCGATCCAATACATTCCGCAGATCCAGCCCCAGGTGGGCCACCTCACCCTCTTCCAGCGCTCCGCCGCCTGGATCCTCCCGAAATTCGACACCGAATACACCCCGCGGCACCACAAGATGTTCCGCCGCTTCCCCATCACCCAACTGGCCGAACGCTTCGCGATCTGGCTGTTCTTCGAAGTGATGGCCCTGGCCCTCACGGATGCGCAGTGGCTCCGGGGCCCGGCCGTGGCGATCGCGAATCGCTATCGCGCCCATCAGGTTCCGAATCCCGAACTACGCGCCACACTGACCCCCGACTACGCCCCCGGCTGCAAACGCGCCCTGTTCTCCAACGACTACCTCCCCGCCCTGACCCAGCCCAACGTCACGGTAGAAACGACGACGATAGAAGCGATCACCCCCACCGGCCTACGCACCACCGACGGCGTACACCACGAGGCCGACGTGATCATCTACGGCACCGGCTTCAAGGGCACCGAATTCCTGGCCCCCATGACTGTCTCCGGCGCAGGCGGCCGCAAACTCACCGACGTCTGGTCCCCCGAAGGCGCCCGCGCCTACCTCGGCATATCGGTCCCCGCCTTCCCGAACATGTTCCTCATGTACGGCCCCAACACCAACGTAGGCTCCGGCTCCATCATCTACATGCTGGAATGCCAGGCCCGCTACATCCGCCAAGCAGTGCAACACCTCTCCACCCACCCCGGCACAGCGATAGCCGCCCGCCCCACCGCCGAACAGTCCTGGGACGACTGGCTCCAACCCCGCCTCGCCCGAACTCCCTGGAACCTCTGCTCCAGCTGGTACCGCAACGCCTCCGGCCGCATCACCAACAACTGGCCCGGCGCCACCCTCCTCTTCCACCGCAAAACCCGCCACTTCGACCCCACCGCCTACGACACCTACCCCGCGGCATCCCCCGCCGACCAGCCGCTGTAG
- a CDS encoding Panacea domain-containing protein — protein MTSVHDVAAYILRQSAPMTTMKLQKLCYYSQGWSLAWDGLPLFPETFRAWANGPVCYELFDTHRGRFQVSEWPSGNPDRLTEDQRETVDAVLASYGKLTGQQLSDKTHGERPWVETRDGLADGAGSSREISMDLMQEFFGGLTEAEAV, from the coding sequence ATGACCAGCGTGCACGATGTAGCCGCATACATTCTTCGCCAATCTGCGCCGATGACCACGATGAAGCTGCAGAAGCTCTGCTACTACAGCCAGGGATGGTCACTTGCCTGGGATGGTCTGCCGCTGTTCCCCGAAACGTTCCGCGCATGGGCCAACGGGCCAGTCTGCTACGAATTGTTCGATACTCATCGCGGCCGTTTCCAGGTCTCGGAGTGGCCCTCCGGTAATCCTGATCGGCTGACAGAAGACCAGCGGGAGACGGTCGATGCAGTCCTCGCGTCGTATGGAAAGCTGACCGGCCAGCAACTTAGCGATAAGACACATGGCGAGAGGCCGTGGGTTGAGACTCGGGATGGTCTGGCGGATGGCGCTGGATCCTCTCGTGAGATCTCGATGGATCTTATGCAAGAATTCTTCGGGGGTCTGACCGAGGCCGAGGCCGTCTGA